One Lasioglossum baleicum chromosome 6, iyLasBale1, whole genome shotgun sequence genomic window carries:
- the LOC143209553 gene encoding uncharacterized protein LOC143209553, with the protein MERVYRGPNLILFRVCLFILLTIHNTDALPHHADGTRDTVQFLRTSEKSANLEATRASVESDLPDSEEWSNNGGEQIRDRRGIVKTLSRTSPRSFIDFRDMQADATIVFPDEDMTPMQRVPVCKGSTYCETVASYPEQTVNEALKRNESLKYLAVVDEVSDIVQRFDTGDDVPLCVSTEQVIYVQAAMNKDNEWKYIANQENFKQGIRVEKCSNENAACSMVNAPGAGYKTSCRQKYAYRQLVAVLPNDTLVLDTFKFPSSCCCHLAFTGGLTPRTGFGAKKTRK; encoded by the exons ACCATCCATAATACTGACGCGTTACCGCATCACGCCGACGGAACAAGGGACACCGTTCAATTTCTTCGCACCAGCGAGAAATCGGCGAACCTCGAGGCTACCCGAGCTTCCGTGGAAAGCGACCTACCCGATTCCGAAGAATGGTCCAACAATGGCGGAGAACAGATCAGAGACCGTAGGGGTATTGTGAAGACGTTGTCGAGAACCTCGCCTAGAAGTTTTATAG ATTTCCGAGACATGCAGGCGGACGCGACAATTGTATTTCCCGACGAAGACATGACACCTATGCAACGGGTACCTGTCTGCAAGGGGTCTACATACTGCGAGACAGTGGCCAGTTATCCAGAACAAACAGTAAACGAAGCATTAAAACGAAACGAAAGCCTGAAATATCTGGCAGTTGTTGACGAG GTGTCGGACATAGTGCAGAGATTCGACACGGGCGACGATGTGCCTCTCTGCGTGTCTACC GAGCAAGTTATATATGTTCAAGCGGCCATGAACAAGGATAACGAATGGAAATACATTGCGAACCAGGAGAACTTCAAGCAGGGTATACGAGTCGAGAAGTGTAG CAACGAAAACGCTGCGTGCAGTATGGTGAACGCACCTGGTGCGGGCTACAAAACGAGCTGCAGGCAAAAGTACGCTTATCGACAACTTGTGGCAGTGCTACCGAACGACACGCTAGTCCTGGACACTTTCAAGTTTCCATCGAGCTGCTGCTGCCACCTCGCGTTCACTGGAGGTCTGACACCAAGAACAGGATTCGGCGCAAAAAAAACACGGAAGTAA